One uncultured Alphaproteobacteria bacterium genomic region harbors:
- a CDS encoding putative Acyl-CoA synthetase (Evidence 3 : Function proposed based on presence of conserved amino acid motif, structural feature or limited homology), with protein MTFSAQLAAHDAVVDLASPRVATPTASGLPRRFRFATFTEALDYAALGETGLNFYSDRMILAHALPYAELRERALGLARRLLGLGLAPGDRVALVAETEPDFVVAFAACQYGGLIPVPLPLPLAFGGHDAYVAQIRQMITDSLAKAALAPTWVSQWMERATHDLGLRFCGRVADLAAHPEAKGELAPARPEAISYLQFSSGSTRQPAGIAITHRALMANTYGIAHDSLKVRDGDRAISWLPFYHDMGLVGFLLSPITAQLSADYLASRDFARRPLNWLRLMDANGGTISYSPSFGYDLCAKRVSTGQMPQIDLSRWRVAGIGGDMIRPQVLRAFAAAFAPLGFSDDAFVPSYGLAETTLAVSFCETGRGLRTDRVDAVALEMDRRAEPATIDHPRQREFVVCGRVIPGHVVEVRGEDGRILPERQVGRIFVKGPSLMSGYDRRPVETAVALTADGWLDTGDLGYRIVDELVITGRHKDLIIINGRNLWPQDLEYCAEQVDSVRTGDVAVFSVNDPEAEEERVVALVQCRSSDPEKRNQLAQSIASILTKSYGITVHVVLVPNNALPLTSSGKLRRGNARKAYLEGTLR; from the coding sequence TTGACGTTTTCCGCACAACTCGCCGCGCATGACGCCGTCGTCGACCTCGCCAGCCCCCGCGTCGCCACCCCGACGGCGAGCGGTCTGCCGCGCCGGTTCCGCTTCGCCACCTTCACCGAAGCGCTCGACTACGCGGCCCTCGGCGAGACTGGCCTCAACTTCTATTCCGACCGCATGATCCTCGCCCATGCGCTGCCCTACGCCGAACTGCGCGAGCGCGCTCTCGGTCTCGCGCGGCGCCTGCTCGGCCTCGGCCTCGCGCCCGGCGACCGCGTCGCCCTGGTGGCGGAGACCGAGCCGGACTTCGTCGTCGCGTTCGCCGCGTGCCAGTACGGCGGGCTGATTCCCGTGCCGCTGCCGTTGCCGCTCGCGTTCGGCGGGCACGACGCCTACGTCGCCCAGATCCGCCAGATGATCACCGATTCGCTCGCCAAGGCGGCGCTCGCGCCGACCTGGGTATCGCAGTGGATGGAGCGCGCGACCCACGACCTCGGGCTGCGCTTCTGCGGCCGCGTCGCCGACCTCGCGGCCCACCCGGAAGCGAAGGGCGAACTCGCCCCGGCGCGCCCCGAGGCGATCAGCTACCTGCAGTTCTCGTCCGGCAGCACCCGGCAGCCCGCCGGCATCGCCATCACCCACCGCGCGCTGATGGCCAACACCTACGGCATCGCCCACGACAGCCTCAAGGTGCGCGACGGCGACCGGGCGATCTCGTGGCTGCCGTTCTACCACGACATGGGTCTGGTCGGCTTCCTGCTGTCGCCGATCACCGCGCAGCTGTCGGCGGACTACCTCGCCTCGCGCGATTTCGCCCGCCGTCCGCTCAACTGGCTGCGCCTGATGGACGCCAACGGCGGCACCATCAGCTACAGCCCGAGCTTCGGCTACGACCTCTGCGCCAAGCGCGTCTCGACCGGCCAGATGCCGCAGATCGACCTCTCCCGCTGGCGGGTCGCAGGCATCGGCGGCGACATGATCCGTCCGCAGGTGCTGCGCGCGTTCGCGGCGGCGTTCGCGCCGCTCGGCTTCAGCGACGACGCCTTCGTGCCGAGCTACGGCCTCGCCGAGACCACCCTCGCGGTCAGCTTCTGCGAAACCGGGCGCGGCCTCCGCACCGACCGGGTGGACGCGGTGGCGCTGGAAATGGACCGCCGCGCCGAACCGGCCACCATCGACCACCCGCGGCAGCGCGAATTCGTGGTCTGCGGTCGGGTGATCCCCGGCCACGTCGTCGAAGTGCGCGGCGAGGACGGCCGCATCCTGCCCGAGCGCCAGGTCGGGCGGATTTTCGTCAAGGGGCCGAGCCTGATGTCGGGCTACGACCGCCGCCCGGTGGAAACCGCGGTCGCGCTCACCGCCGACGGCTGGCTCGACACCGGCGACCTCGGGTACCGCATCGTCGACGAACTGGTGATCACCGGCCGCCACAAGGACCTGATCATCATCAACGGCCGCAACCTCTGGCCTCAGGATCTCGAATACTGCGCCGAGCAGGTGGATTCGGTGCGGACCGGCGACGTCGCGGTCTTCAGCGTCAACGACCCGGAGGCCGAGGAGGAACGGGTGGTGGCGCTGGTGCAGTGCCGCTCCTCCGATCCCGAGAAGCGCAATCAGCTGGCGCAGTCGATCGCCTCGATCCTCACCAAGAGCTACGGCATCACCGTTCACGTGGTGCTGGTGCCGAACAACGCCCTGCCGCTCACCTCGTCGGGCAAGCTGCGCCGCGGCAACGCCCGCAAGGCCTATCTCGAAGGCACCCTGCGATGA
- a CDS encoding NAD dependent epimerase, with the protein MTQKLAALTGGTGFLGGYVGAALEAAGWKVRRLMRPPRAVAADCVRGDLDDSAALDALVADADVVVHLAGLVKASADCAFFHVNRDGCRNLAAAIARAARPPRIVAVSSLAARHPELSAYAASKRAGEDAFRDAGLRPVVLRPTAIYGPGDREAATFLRACESGTAVVPAAPGARVTVIHAADVAAAVVAACEDPACDGETWELTDPHREGYGWRELFERIAAADGARMRILPLPRAAATAFAALNAAAQRVLGRAPMLTPGKVRELFHPDWSSAPERQPPERLWRPRIDLADGIVETLRHLRTPASKLG; encoded by the coding sequence ATGACCCAGAAGCTGGCCGCCCTCACCGGCGGCACCGGCTTCCTCGGCGGATACGTGGGCGCGGCGCTCGAAGCCGCGGGATGGAAGGTGCGGCGCCTGATGCGCCCGCCCCGCGCCGTCGCCGCCGATTGCGTGCGCGGCGACCTCGACGACTCGGCGGCGCTCGACGCCCTGGTGGCGGACGCCGACGTGGTGGTGCATCTCGCCGGATTGGTGAAGGCCTCCGCCGACTGCGCGTTCTTCCACGTCAACCGCGACGGCTGCCGCAACCTCGCCGCGGCGATCGCGCGCGCCGCCCGCCCGCCGCGGATCGTGGCGGTGTCGTCGCTCGCGGCGCGCCATCCCGAGCTTTCCGCCTACGCCGCCAGCAAGCGCGCCGGGGAAGACGCCTTCCGCGACGCCGGGCTGCGGCCGGTGGTTCTGCGGCCGACCGCGATCTACGGCCCGGGCGACCGCGAGGCGGCGACGTTCCTGCGCGCCTGCGAATCCGGCACGGCGGTGGTGCCCGCCGCGCCCGGCGCGCGCGTCACGGTGATTCACGCCGCCGACGTCGCCGCCGCGGTGGTCGCGGCGTGCGAAGACCCCGCCTGCGACGGCGAAACCTGGGAACTCACCGACCCGCACCGCGAAGGCTACGGCTGGCGCGAACTGTTCGAGCGAATCGCAGCCGCCGACGGCGCGAGGATGCGCATCCTGCCGTTGCCGCGCGCGGCGGCGACGGCGTTCGCCGCGCTCAACGCCGCGGCGCAGCGGGTCCTCGGCCGCGCGCCGATGCTCACGCCCGGCAAGGTGCGCGAACTCTTCCACCCCGACTGGTCGAGCGCGCCGGAGCGGCAGCCGCCGGAACGGCTGTGGCGGCCGAGGATCGACCTCGCCGACGGCATCGTCGAAACCCTGCGCCACCTGCGCACGCCCGCCTCAAAATTAGGATAA